From the genome of Acidobacteriota bacterium, one region includes:
- a CDS encoding ISAs1 family transposase, which produces MPSLLDHFSDLPDPRVDRTKLHLLIDIVTIALCAVICGAETYEEMETFGESKREWLATFLELPNGIPSHDTFRRVLMRLNPKEFESRFLTWVRSVADLTQGEIVSIDGKTLRGSRSKSNSTIHMVSAWAAANRLVLGQVKTEDHSNEITAIPELLSVLMLKGCIVTIDAMGCQTEIAGQIHQQEADYVLTLKANQPTTHQAVVSFFDQARLTPSPNPALSFFQTVDNDHGRLETRRCFAAPASGALAPELLARWPGLTSVVKITATRDIDGDRSTDSRYFLSTLPPDAQLLLSVVRTHWQIENSLHWVLDVAFREDFSRVRSGHAPHNFAILRHIALNLLKQETSCKNGIKSKRLKAGWDHQYLLKVLNS; this is translated from the coding sequence ATGCCTTCCTTACTCGACCATTTTTCAGACCTGCCCGATCCACGCGTGGATCGGACCAAACTTCACCTGCTAATCGATATCGTGACCATTGCGCTGTGCGCCGTGATCTGTGGGGCCGAGACCTACGAGGAAATGGAAACCTTCGGCGAGTCGAAACGAGAGTGGTTGGCGACTTTCCTTGAGTTACCCAACGGTATCCCATCCCACGATACCTTTCGACGGGTGTTGATGCGACTCAATCCAAAAGAGTTTGAGTCGCGGTTTCTGACCTGGGTTCGATCTGTGGCGGATCTCACTCAGGGTGAAATCGTCAGCATTGACGGAAAAACCCTGCGTGGGTCGCGCAGCAAGTCCAACTCCACCATTCATATGGTCAGCGCCTGGGCCGCCGCCAACCGCCTGGTGCTCGGCCAGGTCAAAACCGAGGACCACTCCAACGAAATCACCGCCATCCCGGAACTGCTCTCTGTCCTGATGCTCAAGGGCTGCATCGTGACCATCGATGCCATGGGCTGCCAGACCGAAATTGCCGGCCAGATTCACCAGCAAGAGGCTGATTATGTCCTGACCCTCAAAGCCAACCAGCCCACGACTCATCAGGCGGTCGTCTCTTTTTTTGACCAGGCCCGACTCACTCCCAGCCCAAACCCAGCCCTTTCTTTTTTCCAAACCGTCGATAACGACCACGGTCGGCTTGAAACCCGTCGCTGTTTCGCTGCCCCAGCCAGCGGTGCCCTTGCTCCCGAACTCCTTGCCCGCTGGCCTGGTCTCACCTCGGTCGTCAAAATTACCGCTACCCGTGACATTGACGGCGACCGCTCGACCGATTCCCGCTATTTTCTTTCGACCCTGCCGCCTGACGCTCAGCTCCTTCTCTCGGTTGTGCGCACTCACTGGCAGATTGAAAATTCTCTCCATTGGGTTCTCGACGTTGCCTTCCGCGAAGATTTCTCCCGCGTCCGTTCCGGTCACGCTCCTCATAATTTTGCCATCCTCCGGCACATCGCCCTCAATTTGCTCAAACAGGAGACCTCCTGCAAAAACGGCATCAAATCCAAACGCTTGAAGGCGGGGTGGGATCACCAGTATCTCCTAAAAGTTCTCAATAGTTAA
- a CDS encoding FtsX-like permease family protein, producing MLRIGLKMLIGDRSKYITLVSGLSFVVLLFVQQGSVFCGLMARTAKPIEAVGAPIWVTDPNLQSIDDSKPLIDTDLGRVRSAPGVKWAVPLFLRQVQVRLRDGRFQQVRLFGLDNASLIGRPSQMIEGDPASLYLPDAVIIGKAEAERLGSPKIGDTFELNDRLARVVGIADVPRDFLSSPYIFTTYDRALSYTPRQRKQLNFVLASPQDGVSVEQAIKNIEQTTGLKAYTEEGMSWLTIGYYMRNTGIPINIGLSLGLVFVVGMAIAGQTFYAFALQNERYFGALKAMGTRSRTLVAMIIVQSLTVGLVGYGIGAGAGTLIGWLGRNGRLAFYTPPQLLWISFGITIFICMLSSLISIQRVLRLEPAVVFRS from the coding sequence ATGCTGCGAATTGGACTCAAAATGTTGATTGGTGACCGCTCGAAGTACATCACGCTGGTGAGCGGTTTGTCGTTTGTGGTTTTGCTCTTCGTGCAGCAAGGCTCGGTTTTTTGTGGACTGATGGCCCGAACGGCCAAACCAATTGAAGCGGTTGGCGCTCCAATCTGGGTCACAGACCCCAATCTTCAATCAATTGATGATTCAAAGCCCCTGATTGACACTGACCTGGGACGGGTACGAAGCGCTCCGGGTGTGAAATGGGCGGTGCCGCTGTTTTTGCGGCAGGTTCAGGTTCGTCTGCGTGATGGACGATTTCAACAGGTGCGTCTGTTTGGGTTAGACAATGCCTCGCTGATTGGCCGACCTTCCCAAATGATCGAAGGAGACCCGGCTTCGCTCTACCTGCCGGATGCTGTCATCATTGGAAAAGCTGAAGCTGAACGGCTTGGCAGCCCAAAGATCGGCGACACCTTTGAACTCAACGACCGTCTGGCCCGCGTGGTTGGCATTGCCGATGTGCCGCGTGACTTTTTGTCTTCGCCTTATATTTTTACGACCTATGACCGGGCGCTTTCCTACACTCCCCGCCAGCGTAAGCAACTCAACTTTGTGCTGGCTTCGCCACAAGACGGGGTGTCAGTCGAACAAGCGATTAAAAATATCGAACAAACCACTGGACTCAAAGCCTACACCGAAGAAGGCATGAGCTGGCTCACGATTGGGTATTACATGCGCAACACCGGAATTCCAATCAACATCGGGCTGTCCCTGGGACTGGTGTTCGTGGTCGGAATGGCGATTGCTGGACAGACGTTTTATGCCTTTGCACTCCAAAATGAACGGTATTTCGGTGCTTTAAAGGCGATGGGCACCCGCAGCCGGACGCTGGTCGCCATGATTATTGTTCAAAGTTTGACGGTGGGTCTGGTCGGATACGGCATCGGTGCCGGTGCCGGGACATTGATTGGCTGGCTTGGTCGCAACGGGCGACTGGCTTTTTACACTCCGCCACAACTGCTCTGGATCAGTTTTGGAATCACGATTTTCATTTGTATGCTGTCGAGCCTGATTAGCATCCAGCGGGTGCTGAGACTGGA
- a CDS encoding CerR family C-terminal domain-containing protein, whose translation MNTVISSPQLPTPFTEADARTRLLDAAEKLFAEHGLAATSIRDLAREAGVNIAAINYYFGSKENLYAEMLRHSFMHSGASLSQFEAILAEAQTYGTPEAAARAIRLFVREFMLALFESERSHRRACLMAREMSDPSPALNLVIDEYIAPKSKILASLVTQLRPDLSDNPNLFLYIASIVGQCLHYRMTLPVTMSILKKSEMTPELLETITAHIADFSLTALGVDHNRAKGWGAIRGMRDEG comes from the coding sequence ATGAACACCGTGATAAGTTCCCCCCAGTTACCAACTCCTTTCACTGAAGCTGATGCCCGGACACGGCTGCTTGACGCCGCTGAAAAGCTCTTTGCCGAACACGGCCTTGCCGCCACCAGCATCCGCGACCTGGCCCGCGAAGCTGGCGTCAATATCGCTGCGATTAACTACTATTTCGGCAGCAAGGAAAATCTCTATGCCGAGATGCTGCGCCACTCATTTATGCACAGTGGCGCCTCGCTGTCACAGTTTGAAGCCATTTTGGCGGAGGCTCAAACCTACGGCACTCCTGAAGCGGCGGCGAGGGCAATCCGGTTGTTTGTCAGAGAGTTTATGCTGGCGCTCTTTGAATCAGAACGCTCACACCGGCGGGCCTGTCTGATGGCACGGGAAATGTCAGATCCATCACCAGCACTCAACCTGGTGATTGACGAATATATCGCGCCAAAATCCAAAATTTTGGCCAGCCTGGTCACCCAACTTCGGCCTGACCTGAGTGATAACCCGAACCTGTTCTTGTATATCGCAAGTATCGTCGGCCAGTGCCTGCATTACCGGATGACGCTGCCGGTGACAATGTCCATTCTCAAAAAATCAGAAATGACACCTGAGTTGCTTGAAACAATCACAGCCCATATTGCTGATTTTTCACTCACAGCCCTTGGGGTTGATCACAACAGGGCTAAGGGCTGGGGGGCAATTCGAGGGATGAGGGATGAAGGATGA